A portion of the Rhodococcus pseudokoreensis genome contains these proteins:
- a CDS encoding ATP-binding protein codes for MFTSMSVRPAGNLPVELTSFVGRRDDLTQAKNLFASARMLTLTGMGGVGKTRFALRLASEVRRQFPDGVWLVELADLRQGDLLTRTISTALRIRNESSDPLSILVDHLRERRLLVILDNCEHLAEACAVLISGLLQVAPDLKVLGTSRHVLGVVGEQVFPVPPLTHESTATGLSEAMVLFEERASAADPRFRITEENREAVAKLCRALEGLPLAVELAAAHVRTFSAAEIAERLAHTEVLTATERTRHPRHRTLDAAVDWSYRLCTPEERRLWEQLSVFSGGFTIETAGGVCLAAEPEPTVVGALIGLVDKSVIVRINGTHGLRGRYRMLEPVRQYAREKLASSPDELLVRRRHRDYFFRLAQLGLTDYCSSSDVEWYATTRSEQANIREALEFSLSDPDAVDTTIEMATALRPFWQQSGSMIEGCQWLRRALDRTTEPTVDRAAGLVAASILGFLAGQTGEARTLLREYRELITRPGFDDFSVITPFASALEAFADGHAHLAFEQAEKTVELGIDRERTVLVAEAMALSALCVFITNHERAEEITLRFVHFAEKLGVHLLHAIALYPLGAVRWRQGDVVSATALMRKAIHLYQMFEQPGMVAVCIEGLAWSDAERDPHRAAMLLGAAKSIWRYSQMRLPQAAVQGVTSGIEAQLRQHLGDPEFAQIFATGQELSFEESVALALGSGAEPKPRARKPAAHAGLTRREQQIAALVAQGLTNREIAAKLVISPRTVDAHVEHALVKLGFRSRTQIARWFSTSEHSD; via the coding sequence ATGTTTACCAGCATGAGTGTGCGCCCGGCCGGCAACCTGCCTGTGGAGTTGACCAGCTTCGTCGGCCGCCGGGACGACCTCACACAGGCCAAGAACCTGTTTGCCTCCGCTCGGATGCTGACCTTGACCGGCATGGGTGGAGTCGGCAAGACACGGTTCGCACTCAGGCTCGCAAGCGAGGTCCGGCGCCAGTTCCCCGACGGGGTGTGGCTGGTGGAACTGGCGGATCTCCGTCAAGGCGACCTGCTCACACGAACCATCAGCACCGCGCTGCGAATTCGCAACGAGTCGTCCGACCCTCTGAGCATCCTGGTCGACCATCTTCGGGAACGACGGCTTCTCGTCATCCTCGACAACTGTGAACACCTGGCCGAGGCCTGCGCGGTGTTGATCAGCGGACTTCTTCAGGTGGCACCGGACCTCAAAGTGCTGGGGACGAGTAGACATGTGCTGGGGGTCGTGGGTGAGCAGGTCTTCCCCGTACCCCCACTCACACACGAGTCCACCGCAACCGGGCTCAGCGAGGCGATGGTGTTGTTCGAGGAACGCGCATCTGCAGCAGACCCGCGGTTCCGGATCACCGAGGAAAACCGCGAGGCGGTCGCGAAGCTGTGCCGAGCGCTCGAGGGCCTACCCTTGGCCGTCGAACTCGCCGCAGCCCACGTCCGGACCTTCAGCGCGGCCGAGATCGCAGAGCGGCTCGCGCATACGGAGGTTCTGACAGCCACCGAGCGGACGCGACACCCACGCCATCGCACGTTGGATGCCGCGGTCGACTGGAGCTACCGGTTGTGCACACCGGAGGAACGTCGACTGTGGGAGCAGCTCTCCGTCTTCTCCGGAGGGTTTACGATCGAAACCGCGGGAGGGGTTTGCCTGGCCGCCGAGCCGGAACCCACTGTCGTGGGTGCGCTGATAGGTCTGGTCGACAAATCGGTCATCGTCCGCATCAACGGCACTCACGGGTTGCGTGGCCGCTACCGGATGCTGGAACCTGTGCGCCAGTACGCCCGCGAGAAGTTGGCGTCGTCCCCGGACGAACTGCTCGTGCGGCGTCGTCACCGCGACTACTTCTTCCGCCTCGCCCAGCTCGGCCTCACCGACTACTGCAGCAGCAGCGACGTCGAGTGGTACGCCACGACGCGAAGCGAGCAGGCAAATATTCGCGAAGCACTCGAGTTCAGCTTGTCCGACCCTGACGCCGTCGACACCACGATCGAGATGGCAACGGCACTGCGTCCATTCTGGCAGCAATCCGGTTCCATGATTGAGGGATGTCAATGGCTCCGTCGCGCTCTCGACCGAACTACCGAGCCCACGGTGGACCGCGCCGCGGGGCTCGTTGCCGCGAGCATTCTCGGGTTCCTGGCCGGACAGACCGGTGAAGCCCGGACACTACTTCGCGAATATCGCGAGCTGATCACGCGACCGGGATTCGACGACTTCAGCGTGATCACCCCCTTCGCCTCAGCCTTGGAGGCGTTTGCGGACGGGCACGCGCATCTCGCTTTCGAGCAGGCCGAAAAGACAGTCGAACTGGGGATCGACAGAGAGCGCACAGTCCTCGTGGCGGAAGCGATGGCGCTTTCCGCTCTATGCGTTTTTATCACGAATCACGAACGGGCAGAAGAGATAACACTCCGTTTCGTACACTTCGCGGAGAAACTTGGCGTGCATCTACTCCATGCAATAGCTCTGTACCCACTCGGTGCAGTCCGGTGGCGCCAAGGAGACGTCGTCTCCGCCACAGCGCTCATGAGGAAAGCGATCCACCTCTACCAGATGTTCGAGCAGCCAGGCATGGTGGCCGTCTGTATCGAGGGGCTCGCGTGGTCGGACGCAGAACGCGATCCACACCGCGCCGCCATGCTTCTGGGCGCGGCCAAATCGATCTGGCGCTACAGCCAGATGCGGTTGCCTCAGGCCGCCGTACAGGGCGTCACCAGCGGAATCGAAGCACAGTTGCGTCAGCACCTAGGCGACCCGGAGTTCGCGCAGATCTTCGCTACCGGTCAGGAACTCTCATTCGAAGAATCGGTGGCGCTCGCCTTGGGATCCGGGGCAGAACCGAAACCCCGAGCCCGAAAGCCTGCTGCTCACGCCGGCCTTACACGGCGTGAGCAGCAGATCGCGGCTCTGGTGGCCCAAGGACTCACCAACAGGGAGATCGCTGCCAAGCTGGTGATCTCGCCCAGGACCGTCGACGCTCATGTCGAGCACGCCCTCGTCAAACTCGGCTTCCGCTCGCGAACGCAGATCGCGCGATGGTTCAGCACGTCCGAACACTCGGACTGA
- a CDS encoding NAD-dependent epimerase/dehydratase family protein, producing the protein MSKNRLRIQLACRGLGNVGTSVVSALGATPHVETVMAVARRPTAWTTSKTTFVTTDIATGDLRAVVRGADAVIHLAWLFQPTRKPAATWRNNVLGAIGVFDAVAAERVHALVYASSVAADSPGPSDREVSENWPTHGWPGAAYPREKAYLERWFDAYEIRNSAVRVVRRRPGFIFKRESATSQRRLFGGPFVPGSLARRAAVPAVPLPDQLRVQILHTDDAAAAYVQAVLPPVHGAYNLATDPPVDRRFLADYFGVSEREAACPPHPWLQTPPAADATKSPPASDAHPE; encoded by the coding sequence TTGTCCAAGAACCGGCTCCGCATCCAGTTGGCGTGTCGTGGGCTCGGCAACGTCGGGACCAGCGTGGTGTCCGCTCTCGGGGCCACCCCGCACGTAGAGACTGTGATGGCAGTCGCCCGCAGGCCCACCGCCTGGACCACCTCGAAGACCACCTTTGTCACCACCGATATCGCGACCGGTGACCTGCGCGCTGTTGTCCGTGGCGCGGACGCCGTGATCCATCTCGCCTGGTTGTTCCAGCCGACCAGAAAGCCCGCTGCGACGTGGCGCAACAACGTGCTGGGCGCCATCGGCGTGTTCGACGCCGTCGCCGCCGAACGAGTACACGCCCTGGTATATGCGTCGTCCGTGGCCGCCGACTCCCCGGGACCCTCCGACCGGGAAGTCAGCGAGAACTGGCCCACCCACGGGTGGCCCGGAGCCGCGTATCCCCGAGAGAAGGCCTATCTCGAACGTTGGTTCGACGCGTATGAGATCCGCAATTCCGCAGTCCGGGTGGTGCGGAGGCGGCCAGGGTTCATCTTCAAACGCGAGTCCGCGACCTCACAGCGCCGACTGTTCGGCGGCCCATTCGTTCCGGGTTCGTTGGCCCGCCGCGCAGCTGTGCCCGCCGTGCCGCTACCGGACCAGCTCCGGGTACAGATCCTGCACACCGACGATGCCGCAGCCGCATACGTACAAGCAGTCCTCCCGCCGGTACACGGCGCATACAACCTCGCCACCGACCCTCCCGTCGATCGGCGGTTCCTGGCCGACTACTTTGGGGTCTCCGAGCGGGAAGCGGCCTGCCCACCGCACCCCTGGCTGCAGACACCGCCCGCCGCCGATGCAACGAAATCACCACCGGCGTCGGACGCACACCCTGAATAG
- a CDS encoding WhiB family transcriptional regulator: MLDHSHHPTDQDWQHVASCRGTDTDMFFSPDGERGSVRARREHAAKQICHNCPVLAECRDHALTTTEAYGIWGGMSETERTRHTRRTRHAARPPRAWERRTH, translated from the coding sequence ATGCTCGACCATTCGCACCACCCCACCGATCAGGACTGGCAGCATGTCGCCTCCTGCCGCGGCACCGACACCGACATGTTCTTCTCGCCCGACGGAGAACGCGGCAGCGTCCGCGCCCGACGCGAGCACGCCGCCAAACAGATCTGCCACAACTGCCCCGTCCTCGCCGAATGCCGCGACCACGCCCTCACTACCACCGAGGCCTACGGCATTTGGGGCGGCATGTCCGAAACCGAACGCACCCGTCACACCCGACGCACCCGCCACGCCGCCCGACCCCCACGCGCGTGGGAGCGACGAACCCACTAA
- a CDS encoding PAS and ANTAR domain-containing protein, which produces MDSEQVFGGGEPQRVGSFRFFLDGQRWEWSEAVAQMHGYRPGEVTPTTELLLSHKHPEDHPHVARVLDRMINDAEPFSSKHRIITATGKVRQVVVVGDRMHDDAGAVIGTSGFYIDITDSHRSDVKDSVDETVAELEQSRAVIEQAKGALMLVYGIPADRAFDILTWRSQETNTRLRTIAEHIVAAFDELEPDTGLRTRFDHLLLTAHQPSHRPQ; this is translated from the coding sequence GTGGATTCTGAACAGGTCTTCGGTGGCGGTGAGCCGCAACGGGTGGGCAGCTTCCGCTTCTTCCTGGACGGGCAACGGTGGGAATGGTCCGAGGCCGTCGCACAGATGCACGGCTACCGGCCCGGCGAGGTCACTCCGACCACCGAACTGCTGCTCTCCCACAAACACCCCGAGGACCACCCGCACGTCGCACGGGTCTTGGACCGGATGATCAATGACGCCGAACCGTTCTCCAGCAAACACCGCATCATCACCGCCACCGGCAAGGTCCGCCAGGTCGTGGTCGTCGGCGACCGCATGCACGACGACGCCGGCGCCGTGATCGGCACGAGCGGGTTCTACATCGACATCACCGACTCCCACCGCAGCGACGTCAAAGACTCGGTCGACGAAACCGTCGCCGAACTCGAGCAATCGAGGGCGGTGATCGAACAGGCCAAGGGGGCGTTGATGCTGGTCTACGGTATCCCCGCCGACCGCGCGTTCGACATCCTCACCTGGCGCTCACAGGAAACCAACACCCGGCTCCGCACGATCGCCGAACACATCGTCGCCGCATTCGACGAACTCGAACCCGACACCGGCCTGCGCACCCGATTCGACCACCTACTGCTCACCGCCCACCAACCATCCCACCGACCGCAGTAG
- a CDS encoding APC family permease: MTGDEISDGNDAHPAATPQLRRRLGVFDSVMIGLGSMIGAGIFAALGPAASAAGGALLVGLAVAAVIAYCNANSSARLAALYPQSGGTYVYGRERLGPFFGYLAGWGFVVGKTASCAAMALTVGAYAWPGREHLVAVVAVVAITAVNYFGVQKSALATRLIVFTVLAVLAAVVVVCLTGPDTGFDGLEITSGHGVTGILQAAGLLFFAFAGYARIATLGEEVKDPARTISRAIPLALAITLVVYLCVAVAVLNALGADALAAATDPLAQAVAAAGFGSLEPVVRVAAVIASLGSLLALILGVSRTTFAMARDGHLPRLLAAVHPRFAVPYRAELAVGVVVALLAATADLRGVIGFSSFAVLVYYLIANASAWTLSEKPWPRLVAVVGATGCIVLAAFLPLTSVIPGVIALALGAVIYAIRSSRRS; the protein is encoded by the coding sequence ATGACCGGTGACGAGATTTCGGACGGCAACGACGCGCACCCGGCTGCGACTCCGCAGTTGCGGCGGCGGTTGGGTGTGTTCGACTCGGTGATGATCGGTCTCGGGTCGATGATCGGGGCGGGGATCTTCGCCGCGCTGGGGCCTGCTGCGTCCGCTGCCGGCGGCGCACTGCTCGTCGGGTTGGCGGTGGCCGCGGTGATCGCCTACTGCAATGCCAATTCGTCGGCCCGGCTCGCCGCGTTGTATCCGCAGTCCGGTGGCACCTACGTCTACGGGCGTGAACGCCTCGGACCTTTCTTCGGGTATCTGGCGGGCTGGGGCTTCGTGGTCGGCAAGACCGCGTCGTGTGCCGCGATGGCCCTGACCGTCGGCGCCTACGCCTGGCCCGGGCGCGAGCATCTCGTCGCGGTGGTCGCCGTCGTCGCCATCACCGCCGTGAATTACTTCGGTGTGCAGAAGTCGGCCCTGGCCACCCGGCTCATCGTGTTTACGGTGCTCGCCGTCCTCGCCGCGGTCGTCGTCGTGTGCCTGACCGGCCCCGACACCGGGTTCGACGGCCTGGAGATCACGTCCGGCCACGGCGTGACCGGGATTCTGCAGGCTGCCGGTCTGCTGTTCTTCGCGTTCGCCGGGTACGCCAGGATCGCCACGCTCGGCGAAGAGGTGAAGGACCCGGCCCGGACCATCTCCCGGGCGATTCCCCTCGCCCTGGCGATCACCCTCGTCGTGTACCTGTGCGTGGCGGTCGCCGTCCTGAACGCGCTCGGTGCCGACGCCCTCGCGGCCGCGACGGATCCGCTCGCCCAGGCGGTTGCCGCTGCGGGATTCGGGAGCCTCGAGCCGGTCGTCCGGGTGGCCGCGGTGATCGCCTCGCTCGGCTCGCTGCTCGCCCTGATCCTCGGGGTGTCGCGGACGACATTCGCGATGGCGCGCGACGGCCACCTGCCGCGCCTGCTCGCCGCCGTCCACCCCCGGTTCGCGGTGCCCTACCGGGCGGAGTTGGCGGTGGGTGTGGTGGTGGCGCTCCTCGCCGCGACAGCCGACCTGCGCGGTGTCATCGGGTTCTCCTCGTTCGCCGTGCTGGTCTACTACCTGATCGCCAACGCGTCCGCCTGGACCCTGTCCGAGAAACCGTGGCCGCGCCTGGTGGCGGTCGTCGGCGCCACCGGATGCATCGTCCTCGCCGCGTTCCTTCCCCTGACCTCGGTGATTCCGGGTGTGATCGCCCTCGCGCTCGGGGCCGTGATCTACGCGATCCGCTCATCGCGTCGTTCCTGA
- a CDS encoding WhiB family transcriptional regulator gives MSELHWITRGRCRDGDPDRLFVRGAAQRKAAALCRHCPVLMECGAYALDNRVEFGIWGGMTERQRRALLEAHPHVRWSDLFEGPSRAR, from the coding sequence ATGTCGGAACTCCACTGGATAACGCGAGGCCGGTGCCGAGACGGAGACCCGGATCGGCTGTTCGTGCGAGGCGCCGCGCAGCGCAAGGCCGCCGCGCTGTGCCGGCACTGCCCGGTGCTGATGGAATGCGGCGCGTATGCGCTCGACAATCGTGTCGAATTCGGCATCTGGGGTGGGATGACCGAGCGTCAGCGCCGGGCACTGCTCGAGGCGCATCCCCATGTCCGTTGGTCGGATCTCTTCGAGGGGCCGTCACGTGCCCGGTAG